From a single Acidobacteriota bacterium genomic region:
- a CDS encoding response regulator codes for MKVLIADDDEVTRTLVQLSLERAGYEVIVTCDGEEALAALKADDAIRIVVSDWEMPRLNGVELCQKVRAFRQNDYTYFILLTAVHTDDHHYYQAMEDGVDDFLLKTMATKTLRLRLKVAERILGFTRQINQLKELLPICCYCKRIRDDNDYWQQIDEYIHDQTGTDFSHGICPNCYDSRVKPMLDRLLPPKPSDPAQ; via the coding sequence ATGAAAGTTCTGATTGCTGATGACGATGAGGTAACCCGGACACTGGTTCAACTAAGCCTGGAACGTGCCGGGTACGAAGTGATTGTCACCTGCGACGGTGAAGAAGCCTTAGCCGCTCTGAAAGCAGATGACGCAATCCGGATTGTGGTCAGTGACTGGGAAATGCCCAGGTTAAATGGGGTTGAGTTGTGTCAAAAAGTTCGAGCTTTCCGGCAGAATGACTACACCTATTTCATTCTCCTCACGGCAGTTCACACTGACGATCACCACTATTATCAGGCAATGGAAGACGGCGTAGATGACTTTTTGCTCAAAACCATGGCCACGAAAACCCTTCGACTCAGACTCAAAGTCGCCGAACGCATCCTTGGATTCACCCGCCAAATCAACCAGTTGAAAGAGTTATTGCCAATTTGTTGTTATTGCAAACGCATTCGAGATGACAATGATTACTGGCAGCAGATAGATGAATATATCCACGATCAAACCGGGACTGATTTCAGCCATGGCATTTGCCCAAATTGTTATGATTCACGGGTGAAGCCGATGCTGGATCGGTTGTTACCTCCCAAGCCTTCAGACCCTGCGCAATAA